From the Streptomyces sp. NBC_00390 genome, the window TCGGCGTCGGCGTCGTACTTCCGGCCGTCCGCCCTGTCGCTGATACCGCGGACGATCAGGGCGGGCAGTGCCGCGTTGAGGTGGGCGGCGTGAGCCACGCCGGCGCCTTCCATCTCGATGGCGACGGCGTCCTGGTAGTGCTGCCGCAGCTGCCGTTTCAACGGTGAGTCCGCCGAGTTGAGGACGACTTCACCGGCGGCTATGGGCTTGAGATGGACTGAGGGGTGCCGGTCCCCGGGGGAGGGCGGCAGCAGCCGGGTCCACGAACCGGTCCTGCGGACGTGCTTGGCCAGCTGCTCCAGCTCGTGGCGTATGGGCCAGACCCTCGGCCGGGCCAGGAACCGGCCGTTCTCCTCCTTGCCACCGTGGTAGGCGTAGACGTGCGTGGCCACCACGACGTCGCCGAGCTGGATGTCGTCCTTGAGCGCTCCGGCCACTCCGACGAAGACCACCGCGCGCGGGCGGAACAGGCGGACGGCCCGCTCGGTCAGCACCGCCGCCGCCTGGTTGCCGTCCCCGATCTCAGCCAGGGCCACCTGCCACGGCGTGCCGTCCAGCCAGCCGATCTCGAACAGCGTGCCGGCGCTGTGGCTGTGTGTCCGTAAGGCGGCCAGATGCGCCCGAACGGCCTCGTACTCCACCTCCAGGGCAGTGAGCACGACAAGCGTGTCGCCCTGACTGTTCGCCTCAGCCACGAAGTCCCCCGTCGCCCTCGGTCGCCGGCCCTGCCTGCGGCCACGGGGCTGTGCGAACAGCGGCCGCATCAGGCCCATGTTCTGCACCTGTCGACACCCGTCAACGCGACGCAGGGCACGCCACTGTAGCGGCACCGCGGCCCAGCTCACACTCGGTCGATCTCGAGCAGAAGTCACGCCATATCGAAGCGTTTTCGACCGCTCATATGATCTGATTCTGACGCTTTGTGGCCGGTTCAGAGATTCGGGACAGCGACGGCCACACGCCGTGAGGGAGATCCACCGCGCCCTTCCTCCCGGGGCTACGTCACAGGCGGCTCGACGCGCGCCCCCTTCACGTCCGCGTAGAGCACGATCTGCCACCCCAGCACGGCGATCACCACAAGTTCGGCCAGGGACACGGCAAGCAAGGGTGCCCCCACCGGACCGACCGTCCAGAACACGACGACGGCGGCCACCGGCGCCAGACAGAAGGCGAGCAGGTCGACGGCGAGTTGGAGCCACTTACGGGAGGTCCGTCGGTGGTCGTTGCGGTGGGCGACCTCCCAGCCGAAGACGCACGCGTCACCACGACCGTCGGTCAAGGCCACTAGCTGCGGGCGTAGTTCATCTCGCACGTAGCGACCGATTGCGGAGATCTTGTCGTCGTTGACCAGGTAGGTCCACCCGAGCACCACCGAGACCGGCGGCAGCAGCAACAACAACTCGAGCCGTCTGTCCCCCTGAAGAGCGGCGGCGATGACCGCAGCCATGGAGGCGAGCGTGGCGTAAAGGAGGTTGTCGCGAAAGCCGATACGCGCGCGCTGTTCGTCCTTGATCCGCTCGTACTCGGTGATCAGCAGTCCTGCAGCTGTGACTTGCTCGCCGGCCGCCATATTCCCCCCTCACGGTCCGGTGCCCCGTCCGGCCGGGTGGCCGGGCCGGCGACCGATTGCCCTGTTGAGCATTCCGCCCAACTGCCTACCCACCATCTCCGCCGCCGGACCGCACGCGGGACTCCGCATCACGCGTGCGGCGATCCACCCGTTCCGGCATCCCGGACGCAAGGCGCCGCCCTCGGGCCCGCAGGGTCGCCGATCTGCCCGCGACTCCTGCGACCCGCACTGCGCCAAGGGCTCACGACGCCTGCCTCACCGCCCGCCACTCCGGAGCAAGCACCGACCAGATCTCCTCGTCGTGCCGCTTCCCCCGGTGCAGACAGCTCTCCCGCAGCACGCCGTCCCGCGTCATCCCGAGCCGCCGGGCCACCGCGATGCTGGGCTGGTTCGCCGCCGAGACCCACCACTCCACGCGGTGGATACCCCGCTCCTCCACGGCCCAGTCGATGATCACACGGACGGCCCGGGTCACCAGCCCCTTGCCCACCGCCGACGGCTCCAGCCAGCAGCCCGCCTCGGCGGTGCCCTGCTCGACGTCCATCCTCCGGAAGAGGACCGCGCCGACCAGTGTGCCGTCCGTCCAGATGCCGTAGAGCCGCCCGGCGTCGGCCGCGGCCTTCTCCGCGTACGCCTGAAGGAACGCCCGGCTCGACTCCAGGTCCGTGACGACATCGGGCAGCCCGTTGTACTGCCCGACGAACTCCCGGCCTCGGTCGATATGGACCAGGAACTCCTCGGCCCGCCACGGCTCGAGCGGGCGCAGCTCTGCGCCGTCGTCGCCCAGGGATATCGCGTACATCGTCACCTTCCACGGTCGCCACCACAGCACACAGCGAAGGGATCTTCGCACGGACAGTGTGACGGGGCGCGGCACTCGGAAGGTCCGTACGGCGCGGCCCACGACCACGTACCCAGACCCCGGCAACGGACAACTCGCCCCGGGGGCGGCCCGCAAGGCTCGACAGGGTCCGGGAGCCGTGCCTCACTGACCGGCAGGCGGGCGAAGGGCCGCATACGTACCCGCGCAGGCGGCGACCACCGTCACACAGCCGGCGAAAACCAACCCCGCCCCGCGCAACCCGAGCCACATGGCCATCGCGCCGACACCGACCACCGGCAGGGAGATACCGGCGTAGGCGACGACGAAGAACGCCGAGATGGTCCCGCCCCGGCTCCGCGCCGGGGCGGCGCCGCTGACCAGGCTGAGCGCGGCGCGGAAGGCAAGGCCCTGCCCCGTTCCGCCGAACAGGGCCCCGAGGACGAGCAGGGACAGCTGCTCGGTGATCAGCGACGAGGCCACCAGCATCAGCCCCACGACCAGAACACCGCAGCCGATGGGGAGCGCACGGCGTGCACCGACCTTCTGGGTCAACGACTGACCGATCGTCGAAGCGAGGAACACGGAGAAGACGACGGCGCCCGTGACGGCCAGATTGTGAACGTCCAGGGTCGTCGCGACGAAACTCGGTGCCACCGCCGTGAAGAGACCGAGCAGGGCGAAACCGGCGAACGCCGCCACCGACGAGGGCACGAACACGCCCTTCACCTCAGGTGGCACGGACACACCTTGTGGCTTCAGCGGCGGCCATCGCTCCGGCTCATCGACGGTCTCGGGCAGCAGCCAGGTCAGCACGGAGGCCACTGCCACCAGGGCGAGGTGGACGCAGAACGTCAGCTTCAGCGGCCAGGGTGCGTACTGGGCGAGCAGCCCGGACAGCAGCGGCCCGCAGCCCAGGCCGCCCATGTTCGCGGCGGTGGCGGCGAAACCGGCACGGGCCCTCCTGCCGGGCCCGGCCAGTTCGATGACGGCCGCCGTCGCCGCGCCACTGAGCAGCCCTGCGGCGAAGCCCGACAGCAGCCGGCCCGCGAAGAGCAGGGGCAGGCCGCTCTCCAGGAGGAAGCAGCACGCGCTCGCGGCGGAGAAGGCCATCGCCGCCAGCAGGACAGGCCTTCGGCCCACCGCGTCGGAGTAGTTCCCTGCCACCAGGAGGGCTGTGATGACCGCGATCGCGTACACGGCGAAGACGACCGTCACCATCAGCTCCGAGAAGCCGATCTGTTCCTGGTAGAGCCCGTACAGAGGGGTGGGCAGAGTCGTCCCGGCCATTCCGATGGCGAAC encodes:
- a CDS encoding GNAT family N-acetyltransferase, which codes for MYAISLGDDGAELRPLEPWRAEEFLVHIDRGREFVGQYNGLPDVVTDLESSRAFLQAYAEKAAADAGRLYGIWTDGTLVGAVLFRRMDVEQGTAEAGCWLEPSAVGKGLVTRAVRVIIDWAVEERGIHRVEWWVSAANQPSIAVARRLGMTRDGVLRESCLHRGKRHDEEIWSVLAPEWRAVRQAS
- a CDS encoding MFS transporter gives rise to the protein MIFRRTGTGGGDRTTTVAAGRLGYPAAAVVFAIGMAGTTLPTPLYGLYQEQIGFSELMVTVVFAVYAIAVITALLVAGNYSDAVGRRPVLLAAMAFSAASACCFLLESGLPLLFAGRLLSGFAAGLLSGAATAAVIELAGPGRRARAGFAATAANMGGLGCGPLLSGLLAQYAPWPLKLTFCVHLALVAVASVLTWLLPETVDEPERWPPLKPQGVSVPPEVKGVFVPSSVAAFAGFALLGLFTAVAPSFVATTLDVHNLAVTGAVVFSVFLASTIGQSLTQKVGARRALPIGCGVLVVGLMLVASSLITEQLSLLVLGALFGGTGQGLAFRAALSLVSGAAPARSRGGTISAFFVVAYAGISLPVVGVGAMAMWLGLRGAGLVFAGCVTVVAACAGTYAALRPPAGQ